A stretch of DNA from Cryptomeria japonica chromosome 4, Sugi_1.0, whole genome shotgun sequence:
CCCAATTGGACTAGAAGCAATATCGAATACAATATTATTGTAGTACCAAAATCACGCACATGCCAACTTTGCCTCATGTTGCAATTCTTTATTCCATGTTATACTTTGCAATCCAAGTTACACACCAAGAGTGTTATGAGGAACAAAAAAACTAGAAATATGGCTGGCCACACTTCCCAATCCTTGTATCTATGGCCTAGTGGAAAAAGAGGCCCCCATATCTCCCTATGACCCTGTAGAACAAAAATCTGCCATTACCTCTGCTATTCTCTTTTATCTACCTACCTTTGGTTATATGCTACAAGCATTGCTCTCGCCTCCCTCTCAACCTCGTTAGTACATTTTTCACGACTTAACATCTCAGCAAACAATCtatgcaaggtgatatttgagtcAATTTATGCCACCAGTCATAGACTTAGTGCAATGGATACAAATAACCTCTCCTCGTACTGTACCTGGTGtcccatgtttctagtaaggatcCCTTTGTCTACGACCAATTCTACTTGTTGCAGCCATTTTCTTTTAGGAAAATACAAATGAAGCCTGGCAAAGGGAGACAACATAAAAAGTTAGTACTACTCTAGTGAGCAGTGCTGCAACCTAAACTTAAAtagtaaaactaaaaataaaaagcaTAAGTGACAAGATAATGTGATAAATCTACTTTAGACACTTGAAAAATAATTCCTTTTACCCTAGCATTGAAATTAACTTGCAAATCTGATCTATAGGTAGAATTTCTGGCCAATGCATAACAAAGTTATTAACAATAAATAGCACACATGCGTACAGATAGGGTTGCTATTGCAATTGTAGTAGAGACTATGGAGCTGTGGCTGCATCCTTAGACCATATGGCCTTGGGATTTTTGGTTCAAGAATGTGATGATTTGTAAATGCTGATTATGATTgcagaaattgaatttaatacttttACAAGCAGAAATTTTAATCTGAATTTTTATCTAGGACAAGAAAAAAGGTTGGGACTGGTTGAGGTTCTGCCTCAGTCAAATCCCTATTTGATATATTTCAACTCTGTGTAATTTGGAAATGTTGGAAGTGTGTATTTATTCTCGTCTACTTTGTGCTAGGAAGGTGAATAGATACTTGCATAAAATATTGTAACTATTGTGTGTGCAATACTTGTGTGTAGAGGCTTTAAAAAAATGAAAGTTACCAAAGTATGCTAAAAGAATATAGGAAGCTCGTCTCCATGTCCTAGAAACTAGAGAGATGTAGCATTTTTGCAAATTGCAAAGTCAAAAGGGATAATTTAGAAATTAATTCCATCACATATGTCTATTACTAGGAAATATCAGCCTGATCTTAGTGTCCAGTAGGCAAATTCAAGAAACAGGTAATATCATGAAGGATTTGTAAGCTTGTTCTGAAAAAAATTTAGATTTCTGAATATAGTTaaaaattttcaaatcattttgtcATGGCACTATTCCAATTTTGAATCATTTGTTGATACCTTTTAGGGTTCTCTTTTGTTTCTCAGTGAAACATATAGTTCCATTAGGATATTATCACAAGGACTCTTCGTAGTTCAACAATTGGTAGCAAGACCAATGTTAAGTCAAGGGAATTTCAATTAGATACGTCAATGTATTGAATTTAAGCCATTGGATTCTAGTACAAACAGACTGTCATATGCCCATCAAACAAAGTATGCCAAACATTCAAGGAAGGGAACAAATTGTTTTTACTTGATGGAGATATGAACACACATCAGAGATTATATTTAGTGTTATCTCTTTTTTGTCTTTAATACAGAACAGAAAAAAAATACTCAACTGAATAAAAgcaaaataataatgtaataaatgcatttgcttgaaagtttctcctttcaaaatccattttgtgcacatcCTGCAATTGTTACAATCACAAAGAGTAAAGTACCTTGGATTAGCAGGTGTGAAATCACGTTTCTTCACCTGATCATCGTTGCACGTAAAAGAtacaaatgaaaacctaaaaaagaATCATGTTTCACCTTTATTGGGCATCGAGAGATACTGTGGCAAGTCAAAAGGTTTAAATCACgggattttgcaatttttagggCATATAATCGTGTCGAGTCATGCAAAAAATCAGCCACAACTTTATCAAAAATTAACTATGTACAAGCATGCCTTCATCTAGCAAGTACTCGCCGAGTTCTACAACCTTGATGTGCAATTGTCAATCTACTTTCTTTCATTATTCTGATCAGAAGCTTCTAGACCTGTTTATTTGATTTGATCACTTTCAAGCATAGATTTTTGAAGGAGAGTATAAGAGCTGCCAAGACAATTGCCTCATTTCATCATATCATAGACATTAGAGGCATTAAGCATTCTTTGGATATAACCAATTTACACACAAATGAAGACATGTCAAAAAGATGATGTTCTTTGTGTACTATAGCTACAACAAACAGTGTTCCACAAAGGTTTGGGATGGGGGGATGCGGGGACGGATTTTGGGGACGGGGATCAAGGGGCCTAAGTTTGGGGAATGCAGGGGGTCAGCGGCAAGGGATGGCGGGGGGGTGGTGCTGATATACATaaagatgattacaatgagtagcaTGAAAATATCATAAAGATGACTACAATGAGTAGCATGatcaaaataaatacaaaatgtcaaaatgtagtgaagggaggcctctaatcatcccaAACTCCTCATCACTCTAACTACTAGACTCCTCATGGTCAAGATCCCCCAAACTAACATCAACCAGCTCTGCATCTAAAAGCATAGAGGGCATGGATGGTGCTGACATCAAATTAGAGTTTGAACCCTAACCCTGAAAAgtagaaaaaaaaacatttaaaaaaaaaaatgctctTTATATACGTTTAGGGATGGGAGACTTCTAAACGTCCTTGAGACACTCAACGGACACCTGGTCATCTCCCCATCTCCAAAAGCCCCAGTGACGGTGGCAGGATGGCGAGGGGATGCCCCGTCTCTGAAAGCCTCGATGATGTTGGCACGATAGTGGTGGGACACCCTGTCCTCACGTCCCAGAAACACGAGGCTTAGGAGGGGGAAACGCATCCCCATTTTTCACTAACACCAAATCACATTCATTATAGGAATCATGGATTTGCCAAAACCCGAGTTACAAATGCACTTGCACATTACTCCTTTTTTCCTCTGCCTCTATAGATTCATGAACCTTGTGTGTCAGGAGAGGTTATAGGGAGAGTGCAACAGTCACTGCTAGGATTATTTGGCTTGGCCCCCTTAGTCTTCGGCATTCCCCTATGAGCATTCTCATGTCCTTCAGCGTACCTTTCATGCTGATAGATAATTATCACACTAATTGTTCTCACTTACGCCTTGCTATGGACATAAGACAACACTAGTTTCCAGTCATGAAGATATCAATCTTATATTTAAATGAACAAAGAAAAAAGCCCTGTTCACAAATATTTTTAATGGCATAATAAACCAGCTTCATTAAATGAATCTCAAGTTAAATCACTTGGGTTTCCAAGCTCACaagattacaaaaaaaatatataaatactgTGGAACTCTGCCATAGCACTTTTCACAACCAAAAAAATGTTATCAACAACTAAGACAATTAATGATTTCAACTCATCAGCAAATAAAAGAATTTCAAGAACACCTATCAGTGTAACCCTTGCACCGATAAGTGCTGTGCTAGTAAATATATATTATTCCTTAAAACTTTTTGTTGCACAAATCCTGCACAGAAATTTTCAAACATGCAAATTGAGTTTTCAGAGTATCAATGTATGTAAAACTACATTAGAACACTTAGAAGATCTACGGGTAAAAAGAAAGAAAGGTTTCAAATCTCAGACACAAGATACATACCAATTGCAGTTATTATGCCACTGAAAAGGACTTGCTTCTGGTGTTTCTTCATCAGATCCTTGCCTCCATTATCATGATTCTTTGTATCCAAGGCAAGGAAAAGCATACAAAGACTTTAGATTGCCTGCTTCAACTGCTCATGTCCTCTCAAAATTATGTTCCTGACAAATACATGCTTGAATAGAAACAAGGATCTCACCTTTCCACTCTTTGGTTTCTGAAATTGAGAAGGAACCAAGTTTGGTTCGGGGATAGAATTTACAATGAAACCAAATACTATAACTCCTCCAAAAAACTGGACTCTTcaccaaatatgacaagaataagCCAACAAGATAAGATGATAATATGTAAACTAATTCCAAAAACAAAAGCCGGCAGCAGGGCAATCTCAAGATTGATCAGACACAATGTTATAAGAatggcatttttgccaactttctGAATAAGGACAAGAGGAAATGGGCAAAAAAATTGATACTTACCCACAAATTTGcctttaagaaaccaatagagttAATAGCATTATGAGCCAAGTCCATAAACGAGATGCTTAGCATAAGACCTGATGCAAATCCCTGCAGAGTCAAATTACATTGCCTAGTCATTATAGTAGCAGTCTGCTCAATGAGGCAGTTGGATCGCAGTCTGTTTAAGATAATACTTCAGAAAGTGATGTTCTAAAATTACTTGAAGAAGTCCGAGCATTTTCAGGTTGGGAGTAGGGTTGAGCACCACGAAAAGAGCACCTGTGTCCATAGTATCTGCCTAATTAGTGCCACAAAAAGAGCACCACAAAATGACCAAGCAAGAAATTTTACATCTAGACTAAATAGAAACTAATCCATACTGTTGACAGTAAAAGAGAAAATGATTTTAACGATTCCGAGCAGACAGAAAGACAAAGGGGGTTTGATTTCACAATCTTGGAGCTGCATACTTAGCCCCATGCATATCTGTGAAACTGGGATTGATGGGAGGCAGTAGCTTccactaaatcaagatcaagaatacTGAATTTCAAAGGGTTCGTATCCATCTGAATGAAATTCTGGGTTTGTAATCATGTTGAAGACAATGGATACATTTTCCTATTATCATTTCGTGGACAAGTTCCATGCCTCTTAATGGAACAAAACTGTACATGTTCCTAAGATGGAATGCAATAAACCTGTGTTCATCTGTGAAGGAAATCATAGACAATATACCAATGAAACCCAATCCTGTAGATAATCAATCTGTTGACGAAGTTCAagttaataaatatattataaaattgagtTATCAAACTTCCTCTGAATCTACTAAAGGGTGAAATGGCTAAATGAGTAGAGAAGGGATTTCGCTTTGCTGCAACCACAGTAAGATCATTTAGACATGGGCTCGTCTAATTTATGACGATAAAAACACATAAAAGTTCATCCTTCTGTTAGAACAACAAAACCAGCAAAGAGCTCTAAAATACCTTATTATTGTGAAATAGCAGGCTACAACCCCATTTACACAATTAGGAGGGGAGGAAGGAAGATAAGAAAAAGGCATACCAAGTGATGTACTTGCTCCTCCAATGAGAGAAAGCATAAGGGCGACGATAACTTGAGAATCCATGCTTAATCTTCACTTCCACTGCCAAAAACCAGTTTAAAATTTACCCATTAAAGCTGTAATAGGGATACCGAAACATCAATCACGAGAGAATTGCATTGTGCCTCGAACAAGTTTTTCAGGTTGAGGATTTCAACGATACGAATGCCCAAACACTCGCATATTTTAAAAGACACATTTTGCAGAAAGCACGCCGACAAGTGGATGGGCTGAATTTCACTAACCTGTTCAACTCTTGGATTCGATGTTTAATACATAAGAATTAGCGAGGCTGCACACACATATCACAATGTGAAAAACTTCAGTGAAATTTATCGGGAAAATATATTTTTGAGTTACAACTGATGTAAACATGAATATAGTGAATACGCTTGAAACCCGATACAATTCGGATTTTCTGTGATTTTAacagtttcaaatttggtttaatTAGAAAAGAttgaatagaagaagaagaaaaaatgctGATAGTTCTGACTTCTCCataaaatcttagctgaaaaaatCATACCAAGATCCTGCAGTCTCGAATTTATTATACTTGTTTGAAAGCGTAacactataaaataaaatatttttccatttcaactTTTCCCGAtgtgaaaaaaaaatgaaactatCAACCGTCAAAATGAAAGTAGATATGTGAAAGAAAACATTGAGTGTGTCACTGTTTTTCATTCCATACATACTATTCTTTATGCCTGCATACTGCAGAGTTCCTCAATCTACAAAGAATTGATCTTATTTTTTACATTTACCATACATCGAATGACTAGCCCTGATCCTTTCGCAATCAAAGctcatttgtcactttctatttCGCACCTAATACACCtcatttaaatgttatatttcccACAAGAAGTGACTCCTTCAGAATACAGTTATTGTTCCGTGGACAACGCATTAAAAAGTTGTGTTTAGGtcatagaataa
This window harbors:
- the LOC131047072 gene encoding zinc transporter ZTP29 isoform X2 — its product is MDSQVIVALMLSLIGGASTSLGALFVVLNPTPNLKMLGLLQGFASGLMLSISFMDLAHNAINSIGFLKANLWFFGGVIVFGFIVNSIPEPNLVPSQFQKPKSGKNHDNGGKDLMKKHQKQVLFSGIITAIGISLHNFPEGMAVFLGSIKGLRVGLNLALAIALHNIPEGVAVALPIYFATQSKWQAFKLASLSGLAEPLGVIIVVGGVMAFLTLHEMLPLAFDYAGQKQAVKAVFIGMAVMCTSLYFLEMSLPKEIGL